One segment of Triticum aestivum cultivar Chinese Spring chromosome 2A, IWGSC CS RefSeq v2.1, whole genome shotgun sequence DNA contains the following:
- the LOC123188512 gene encoding uncharacterized protein isoform X3, with protein sequence MSTPGTNRSTPPSTHPVYLKKSTEAPIQIPSTVASFQLLSSPKAMAGSGDDEDEEAMKGLYAGVAPAPAEDEEEVDEGYAVAAMKVGEERGIGKEGLRKRLVREGEGSQLPGAGDKVEVHYTGTLADGTKFDSREAPFRFTLGRGSLMTAKGSCSETTTSCSMLSAQLKSLIMRRWDTSIVKVHLTGVVDAD encoded by the exons ATGTCCACCCCCGGCACAAACCGTTCCACTCCACCATCAACCCACCCCGTTTATCTAAAAAAATCCACCGaggccccgatccagatcccctcCACCGTGGCCTCCTTCCAACTCCTCTCCTCTCCAAAAGCCATGGCCGGATCCGGtgacgatgaggacgaggaggccatgaagggcctctacGCCGGTGTGGCCCCCGCCCCtgcggaggatgaggaggaggtcgACGAGGGGTACGCCGTCGCGGCGATGAaggtgggggaggagagggggatCGGGAAGGAGGGGCTGCGGAAGAGGCTGGTGCGGGAGGGGGAGGGGTCGCAGCTCCCCGGCGCCGGCGACAAGGTCGAAG TGCACTACACGGGGACGCTGGCGGACGGCACCAAGTTCGACTCCAGAGAAGCCCCGTTCCGGTTCACCCTCGGCCGAG GTTCATTAATGACAGCCAAGGGTTCATGCTCGGAAACGACTACATCTTGCTCCATGTTGTCGGCTCAGCTaaagtccttaatcatgaggagaTGGGACACGTCGATTGTTAAAGTACACTTGACAG GGGTGGTCGACGCTGACTAG
- the LOC123188512 gene encoding uncharacterized protein isoform X2, with product MSTPGTNRSTPPSTHPVYLKKSTEAPIQIPSTVASFQLLSSPKAMAGSGDDEDEEAMKGLYAGVAPAPAEDEEEVDEGYAVAAMKVGEERGIGKEGLRKRLVREGEGSQLPGAGDKVEVHYTGTLADGTKFDSREAPFRFTLGRGSLMTAKGSCSETTTSCSMLSAQLKSLIMRRWDTSIVKVHLTASEDQVERLLIVPKFLDHLF from the exons ATGTCCACCCCCGGCACAAACCGTTCCACTCCACCATCAACCCACCCCGTTTATCTAAAAAAATCCACCGaggccccgatccagatcccctcCACCGTGGCCTCCTTCCAACTCCTCTCCTCTCCAAAAGCCATGGCCGGATCCGGtgacgatgaggacgaggaggccatgaagggcctctacGCCGGTGTGGCCCCCGCCCCtgcggaggatgaggaggaggtcgACGAGGGGTACGCCGTCGCGGCGATGAaggtgggggaggagagggggatCGGGAAGGAGGGGCTGCGGAAGAGGCTGGTGCGGGAGGGGGAGGGGTCGCAGCTCCCCGGCGCCGGCGACAAGGTCGAAG TGCACTACACGGGGACGCTGGCGGACGGCACCAAGTTCGACTCCAGAGAAGCCCCGTTCCGGTTCACCCTCGGCCGAG GTTCATTAATGACAGCCAAGGGTTCATGCTCGGAAACGACTACATCTTGCTCCATGTTGTCGGCTCAGCTaaagtccttaatcatgaggagaTGGGACACGTCGATTGTTAAAGTACACTTGACAG CTAGCGAAGATCAAGTGGAAAGGTTGTTGATTGTCCCAAAGTTCTTGGACCATTTATTTTGA
- the LOC123188512 gene encoding uncharacterized protein isoform X1 — protein sequence MSTPGTNRSTPPSTHPVYLKKSTEAPIQIPSTVASFQLLSSPKAMAGSGDDEDEEAMKGLYAGVAPAPAEDEEEVDEGYAVAAMKVGEERGIGKEGLRKRLVREGEGSQLPGAGDKVEVHYTGTLADGTKFDSREAPFRFTLGRGSLMTAKGSCSETTTSCSMLSAQLKSLIMRRWDTSIVKVHLTVASEDQVERLLIVPKFLDHLF from the exons ATGTCCACCCCCGGCACAAACCGTTCCACTCCACCATCAACCCACCCCGTTTATCTAAAAAAATCCACCGaggccccgatccagatcccctcCACCGTGGCCTCCTTCCAACTCCTCTCCTCTCCAAAAGCCATGGCCGGATCCGGtgacgatgaggacgaggaggccatgaagggcctctacGCCGGTGTGGCCCCCGCCCCtgcggaggatgaggaggaggtcgACGAGGGGTACGCCGTCGCGGCGATGAaggtgggggaggagagggggatCGGGAAGGAGGGGCTGCGGAAGAGGCTGGTGCGGGAGGGGGAGGGGTCGCAGCTCCCCGGCGCCGGCGACAAGGTCGAAG TGCACTACACGGGGACGCTGGCGGACGGCACCAAGTTCGACTCCAGAGAAGCCCCGTTCCGGTTCACCCTCGGCCGAG GTTCATTAATGACAGCCAAGGGTTCATGCTCGGAAACGACTACATCTTGCTCCATGTTGTCGGCTCAGCTaaagtccttaatcatgaggagaTGGGACACGTCGATTGTTAAAGTACACTTGACAG TAGCTAGCGAAGATCAAGTGGAAAGGTTGTTGATTGTCCCAAAGTTCTTGGACCATTTATTTTGA